A window of the Cheilinus undulatus linkage group 21, ASM1832078v1, whole genome shotgun sequence genome harbors these coding sequences:
- the nudt1 gene encoding 7,8-dihydro-8-oxoguanine triphosphatase, with protein sequence MLSPKLLTLVLVVRPGRVLLGMKKRGFGAGKWNGFGGKVQPGETIEDAARRELQEESGLTVDDLRKIGNIKFEFVGETDLLDVHVFRADDYKGEPTESEEMRPQWFECDKIPFSEMWADDILWFPLLLQNKKFVGYFKFQGHDMILSHTLEEVEEL encoded by the exons ATGTTGAGCCCTAAGCTGCTGACCCTGGTTCTGGTAGTCCGGCCCGGCAGAGTGCTGCTCGGCATGAAGAAGAGAGGCTTCGGGGCCGGGAAGTGGAACGGCTTTGGTGGGAAAGTTCAACCTGGAGAAACAATTGAAGATGCTGCAAGGAG AGAGCTGCAAGAAGAAAGTGGTCTGACAGTGGATGATCTCAGGAAGATCGGAAATATCAAATTTGAATTTGTCGGAGAAACTGATCTACTGGATGTCCATGTCTTCAGAGCCGACGATTATAAAGGAGAGCCCACTGAATCAGAGG aaatGAGGCCTCAGTGGTTTGAGTGTGACAAAATCCCCTTCAGTGAAATGTGGGCTGATGACATCCTGTGGTTCCCCCTGCTGCTCCAGAACAAGAAATTTGTGGGATACTTCAAGTTTCAGGGTCATGATATGATCCTCAGCCACACTCTTGAGGAGGTGGAGGAACTGTGA
- the mrm2 gene encoding rRNA methyltransferase 2, mitochondrial, which yields MWRCSPQRRLLHLSSYLMKKSKSKSAAEQRWVQRQLRDPYVKASHQQNFRCRSAFKLLEIDDKFRLLQPGYSVVDCGAAPGAWSQVAVQRVNSAGTDPESPHGTVIGIDLLNIPPLDGAHFLSNHDVTDPSTHAKLLELFPGGQAHVILSDMAPNASGFRDMDHEKLISMCLSLVELAEKILQPGGSLLCKYWDGILTHKLQEKLSSEFGSVRTLKPNASRKDSAERYFLARMYRKPEK from the exons ATGTGGCGCTGTTCACCTCAGAGGAGGTTACTCCACCTCTCttcatatttaatgaaaaagtcAAAGAGTAAATCTGCTGCTGAGCAGCGCTGGGTACAGCGGCAGCTCAGAGACCCGTATGTTAAAGCTTCTCACCAGCAAAACTTCCGCTGCAGGAGCGCTTTTAAGCTTCTGGAGATAGATGACAAGTTTAGACTCTTACAGCCCGGATACAGCGTGGTGGACTGCGGAGCGGCACCTGGTGCCTGGAGCCAAGTAGCCGTCCAAAGGGTCAACTCAGCTGGGACAG ATCCGGAGTCACCACATGGTACAGTCATCGGCATTGATCTCCTGAACATCCCACCTCTGGATGGCgcccacttcctgtccaatCATGATGTCACAGATCCCTCCACACATGCAAAGCTGCTGGAGCTTTTCCCCGGTGGGCAGGCTCACGTCATCCTGAGCGACATGGCACCTAATGCCAGTGGTTTCCGGGACATGGACCATGAAAAACTCATCTCGATGTGTTTGTCTTTGGTTGAGCTGGCCGAGAAGATTTTACAGCCAGGGGGCTCTCTGCTGTGTAAATACTGGGATGGGATCCTCACCCATAAACTCCAGGAGAAACTATCCAGTGAGTTTGGTAGCGTTCGGACTTTAAAGCCAAATGCAAGCAGAAAGGACTCAGCTGAGAGGTATTTTCTTGCTAGAATGTACAGAAAGCCAGAAAAATGA